The Thermodesulfobacteriota bacterium genome includes a region encoding these proteins:
- a CDS encoding integration host factor subunit beta, producing the protein MTKSDLVEKLSESLTNLTKKECEVIVDTVFHNMKDALQRGEKIEIRGFGSFTVRVRRAKEGRNPKTGEKVSIPEKRIPFFKVGKELREMVNG; encoded by the coding sequence ATGACCAAGAGCGACCTGGTGGAAAAGCTGTCCGAATCGCTGACGAACCTGACCAAGAAGGAGTGCGAGGTCATCGTCGACACCGTGTTCCACAACATGAAGGACGCCCTCCAGCGCGGCGAGAAGATCGAGATCCGGGGCTTCGGGAGCTTCACCGTCCGGGTCCGCAGGGCGAAGGAGGGGCGCAATCCCAAGACCGGGGAGAAGGTGTCCATCCCCGAAAAGCGGATCCCGTTTTTCAAGGTGGGAAAAGAGCTGCGGGAGATGGTCAACGGGTAA
- the sppA gene encoding signal peptide peptidase SppA gives MSENVPSPPKRRRPFLRGCLTVLLVLAAFFALLAVVSRMEGLPLAGSGRVAVIPVSGMISDSEQTIEQIKKFGKDDSVKAVVLRINSPGGGVAPSQEIHEEVRKLDAKKPVLTSMGTVAASGGYYIAAATRKVYANPGTMTGSIGVVMPFVNAKDLVEKIGLKGMTVKSGPFKDIGSPLRDMTPQDREVLQSVVDNVHLQFVHAVARGRKLPTESVLRIADGRIFTGEQAKALGLIDALGNLEDTVAEAAKLGGISGEPKVILPPKSKISLLDLLKEEMSTFIDEKIAGNPLQLN, from the coding sequence ATGTCCGAAAACGTCCCCAGCCCGCCGAAGCGCCGGAGGCCGTTTTTACGCGGATGCCTGACGGTCCTGCTCGTCCTGGCGGCGTTTTTCGCCCTCCTGGCGGTGGTTTCCCGGATGGAAGGGCTTCCGCTGGCCGGCTCGGGCAGGGTGGCCGTCATCCCGGTTTCCGGAATGATCTCCGATTCCGAGCAGACCATCGAGCAGATCAAGAAGTTCGGCAAGGACGATTCGGTCAAGGCGGTGGTGCTCCGGATCAATTCGCCCGGCGGCGGCGTCGCGCCCTCCCAGGAAATCCATGAAGAGGTGAGGAAGCTCGATGCGAAGAAGCCGGTCCTGACCAGCATGGGGACCGTCGCGGCTTCCGGCGGGTACTATATCGCCGCGGCGACCCGGAAGGTCTACGCGAATCCCGGGACGATGACCGGGTCGATCGGCGTCGTCATGCCGTTCGTGAACGCGAAGGACCTCGTGGAGAAGATCGGGTTGAAGGGCATGACCGTCAAGAGCGGCCCCTTCAAGGACATCGGCTCCCCTCTGCGCGACATGACGCCGCAGGACCGGGAAGTCCTTCAGTCCGTCGTGGACAACGTCCACCTGCAGTTCGTGCACGCCGTCGCCCGGGGGAGGAAGCTTCCGACCGAGAGCGTCCTGCGGATCGCCGACGGGCGGATCTTCACGGGGGAGCAGGCGAAGGCCCTCGGCCTCATCGATGCGCTCGGGAATCTGGAGGACACCGTGGCCGAAGCCGCGAAGCTGGGCGGGATCTCCGGAGAGCCGAAAGTGATCCTGCCGCCGAAGAGCAAGATCTCCCTGCTGGACCTCCTCAAGGAGGAGATGAGCACCTTCATCGACGAAAAGATCGCGGGAAATCCGCTCCAGTTGAACTAA
- a CDS encoding HIT domain-containing protein encodes MERMFSPWRAEYIRQPSGGEGGSARPCIFCAGEAGLADPDSLLLGIYPNSVAILNRFPYNNGHVMVAPRSHVADLCDLSGEELRELFSLAALGTRVLRETYGYEGLNLGMNLGKVAGAGITEHLHVHLVPRWGGDTNFMTSVNDTRVLPESLLETRGRLSPAFRLLRP; translated from the coding sequence ATGGAACGGATGTTCTCCCCCTGGCGGGCGGAATATATCCGGCAGCCCTCCGGGGGAGAGGGAGGGAGCGCAAGGCCCTGCATCTTCTGCGCCGGGGAGGCCGGGCTGGCCGACCCGGACAGCCTCCTGCTCGGGATCTACCCGAACTCCGTAGCGATCCTGAACCGCTTTCCCTACAACAACGGCCACGTGATGGTCGCCCCGCGGAGCCATGTGGCGGACCTCTGCGACCTTTCCGGGGAAGAGCTCCGGGAGCTCTTCTCCCTCGCCGCCCTCGGGACCCGGGTGCTTCGGGAAACGTACGGATACGAAGGCCTGAACCTGGGGATGAACCTCGGGAAGGTCGCGGGCGCGGGGATCACGGAGCACCTTCACGTCCACCTGGTCCCCCGCTGGGGCGGCGACACGAACTTCATGACGTCGGTCAACGACACGCGGGTCCTCCCCGAGTCGCTCCTGGAGACCCGCGGGCGCCTCTCTCCGGCGTTCCGCCTTCTCCGACCGTAA